The following are from one region of the Salvia splendens isolate huo1 chromosome 2, SspV2, whole genome shotgun sequence genome:
- the LOC121769929 gene encoding reticulon-like protein B12, which produces MGSSDRLFNRQRTVHQILGGGLVADVWRSRNRTVGVLMVALATWVVFEISCYTLLTLLSSVFLLLFTILFLWAKSAAILNRPAPPLPHLRLSEETAYEAAAFVRDQINTVLSVSEDIAYGRDSRMFVKVGVMLLLMSVVGSLTDLVTLSYICLVVLLTVPPFYERYEDLIDMYALVWFGKLHHFYVSFDEGCINNFHKWILEMKKLT; this is translated from the exons atggGTTCATCAGATCGACTCTTTAACAGGCAAAGAACTGTTCATCAGATTCTTGGAGGAGGTCTTG TTGCAGATGTGTGGAGAAGTAGAAATCGAACGGTGGGGGTTTTGATGGTGGCTTTGGCTACTTGGGTGGTGTTTGAGATATCTTGTTACACCCTGTTAACATTACTTTCATCTGTGTTTTTGCTCCTTTTCACCATTCTCTTTTTATGGGCAAAATCAGCTGCAATTCTCAACAG ACCTGCTCCGCCTCTGCCACATTTGCGTCTCTCAGAAGAGACGGCGTATGAGGCAGCAGCTTTTGTTCGCGATCAAATAAACACGGTGCTCTCTGTCTCGGAGGATATTGCTTATGGGAGGGATTCAAGGATGTTTGTAAAAGTTGGTGTTATGTTGTTGTTGATGTCTGTGGTAGGGAGTCTCACTGACTTGGTCACCTTGAGCTACATTT GCCTTGTAGTGCTTCTTACAGTTCCACCATTTTATGAAAGATATGAAGACCTTATTGACATGTATGCTCTAGTTTGGTTTGGGAAGCTGCACCATTTTTATGTAAGTTTTGATGAAGGATGCATCAACAACTTTCACAAATGGATTTTGGAGATGAAGAAGTTAACTTGA
- the LOC121792113 gene encoding L-type lectin-domain containing receptor kinase S.4-like, with protein sequence MATLLFIILSLSLYTSPSSSQLEEFTYTGFHHPQPNLTLNGAALIRKSGVLQLTNETSRLKGHAFYPTPIQFKNSTTKSVSSFSTCFAFSIHPEYPKLGGHGFAFTFAPDDQLASSLPSQYLGLLNSSDAGNFSNHIFAVEFDTVQDFEFGDINDNHVGIDVNSLASNASASAAYFTADSVKRDLNLKGGTPLFAWIDYDSSANLVNVTLSPVSSKPRIPTLSFSIDLSPIFRDRMYVGFSASTGLLASSHYVLGWSFKIRGESKSLDLDSLPSPPGIKKKNTKLIISLPITSFVLISSSILLAVFLFRKFKNREIMESWELEIVPHRYKYIELKKATKNFKESELLGSGGFGRVYKGTLRNPKAEVAVKRVSHDSKQGIREFVSEISSIGRLRHRNLVQLQGWCRRGGDLLLVYDFMPNGSLDRYLFDTPKCVLSWEQRFKIIKGVASGLLYLHEGYEQIVLHRDVKASNVLLDAEMNCRLGDFGLAKLYDHGSNPGTTRVVGTLGYLAPELPRTGRSTTGSDVYAFGALMLEVACGRRPIESRSGPEELVLVDYVWSKWKGGRILDVVDERMKGEFEEKEVVMVLKLGLMCSSHQQSGRPSMRQVVSYLEGEIEVPEVWRAPGVCADDRGFEDYLNSYASSSFDKSTNGDTSLINMSISTSPITVIREAR encoded by the coding sequence ATGGCGACCTTGCTCTTCATcatcctctctctttctctctacacATCCCCATCTTCATCACAGCTCGAGGAATTCACCTACACCGGCTTCCACCACCCCCAACCAAACCTAACTCTAAACGGCGCCGCACTGATCCGCAAATCCGGCGTTCTGCAGCTCACCAACGAGACCAGCCGATTGAAAGGCCACGCATTCTACCCAACGCCGATTCAATTCAAAAATTCAACCACGAAATCCGTCTCTTCCTTCTCGACGTGCTTCGCTTTCTCCATCCACCCGGAGTACCCCAAACTCGGCGGCCACGGCTTCGCCTTCACGTTCGCGCCGGACGACCAGCTGGCCTCGTCTCTCCCCAGCCAGTACCTCGGCCTGCTCAACTCCTCCGACGCCGGCAACTTCTCCAACCACATCTTCGCCGTCGAGTTCGACACCGTGCAGGATTTCGAATTCGGCGACATCAACGACAACCACGTCGGCATCGACGTCAACAGCTTGGCGTCCaacgcctccgcctccgccgcctacTTCACCGCCGATTCGGTGAAGCGCGATCTCAATCTCAAGGGCGGAACGCCTCTTTTCGCGTGGATCGATTACGATTCCTCCGCGAATCTCGTTAACGTGACGCTCTCGCCGGTTTCTTCGAAACCTAGAATTCcgactctctctttctcgatcGATTTGTCTCCGATTTTTCGAGATCGGATGTACGTCGGATTCTCCGCTTCCACCGGCTTGCTAGCGAGCTCACATTACGTTTTAGGCTGGAGCTTCAAAATTAGGGGAGAATCCAAATCCCTAGATCTGGATTCCTTGCCGTCACCGCCAGGAATTAAGAAGAAAAACACCAAATTAATCATAAGCCTACCGATTACCTCGTTTGTGTTGATCTCATCTTCAATCCTGCTTGCTGTTTTCCTGTTTCGAAAATTCAAAAATCGCGAAATAATGGAATCGTGGGAGCTGGAAATCGTCCCGCATAGATACAAGTACATTGAGCTCAAGAAAGCcaccaaaaatttcaaagaGAGCGAGCTGCTCGGAAGCGGCGGATTCGGCCGGGTGTACAAAGGCACGCTGCGTAACCCCAAAGCCGAAGTCGCCGTGAAGCGCGTGTCGCACGACTCGAAACAGGGGATCCGCGAGTTCGTCTCGGAGATATCGAGCATCGGTCGCCTCCGCCACCGGAACCTAGTGCAGCTGCAGGGCTGGTGCAGGCGCGGAGGCGATCTTCTACTAGTGTATGATTTCATGCCTAATGGCAGCTTAGATAGGTATCTATTTGACACACCAAAATGCGTATTGAGTTGGGAGCAGAGGTTCAAGATCATCAAAGGCGTTGCATCTGGTCTTCTCTACTTGCACGAAGGCTACGAGCAAATCGTGCTGCACCGCGACGTCAAGGCCAGCAACGTCCTGCTCGACGCGGAGATGAACTGCCGCCTCGGCGACTTCGGGCTTGCCAAGCTGTACGACCACGGCTCGAACCCGGGGACCACCCGCGTGGTCGGGACGCTGGGGTACCTCGCACCGGAGCTGCCACGGACGGGGAGGTCGACGACGGGGTCGGACGTGTACGCGTTCGGGGCGCTGATGCTGGAGGTGGCGTGCGGGAGGAGACCGATCGAGTCGAGATCGGGGCCGGAGGAGCTGGTGCTGGTGGACTACGTGTGGAGCAAGTGGAAAGGGGGGAGGATTCTTGATGTGGTGGATGAGAGGATGAAGGGGGAGTTTGAGGAGAAGGAGGTTGTGATGGTGTTGAAATTGGGGCTGATGTGCTCGAGCCACCAGCAATCGGGGAGGCCGAGTATGAGGCAAGTGGTGAGCTATTTGGAGGGGGAGATTGAGGTGCCCGAGGTGTGGAGGGCGCCGGGGGTTTGTGCCGACGACAGAGGGTTCGAGGATTATTTGAATTCCTATGCTTCTTCTTCCTTTGACAAGAGCACCAATGGGGATACAAGTTTAATTAATATGTCCATTTCTACTTCACCTATTACAGTTATTAGAGAGGCTAGATAG